In the Paenibacillus sp. FSL H7-0357 genome, one interval contains:
- the fucU gene encoding L-fucose mutarotase, with the protein MLKKIPKLLSPELVRIMMEMGHGDELVLADANFPGHALHPRVTRCDGIGIPQLLAAILELFPLDHYAGHQAVLMDVVQGDPTVPVIWDTYKEIIRGVDPQAVIGYEERFNFYERSKSAYAIVVTGEEALYGNLILKKGVIEG; encoded by the coding sequence ATGCTCAAAAAGATTCCCAAGCTGCTGTCTCCTGAGCTCGTGCGGATTATGATGGAAATGGGCCATGGGGATGAGCTGGTGCTGGCGGATGCGAATTTTCCGGGACATGCGCTGCATCCAAGGGTGACAAGATGCGATGGCATAGGAATTCCCCAGCTGCTGGCCGCTATTCTGGAGCTGTTTCCGCTGGATCATTATGCCGGGCATCAGGCCGTTCTGATGGATGTGGTGCAAGGCGATCCCACCGTTCCTGTAATCTGGGATACTTATAAGGAGATTATTAGGGGTGTTGATCCTCAAGCAGTGATTGGTTACGAGGAACGCTTCAACTTCTATGAACGGTCCAAATCCGCTTATGCGATTGTAGTAACCGGGGAAGAAGCGCTGTATGGCAATCTCATTCTTAAAAAAGGCGTTATTGAAGGGTAA
- a CDS encoding class II aldolase/adducin family protein gives MDEMERKLRLQICDIGRNLFNKDYIAANDGNISARLNEHEVLATPTGVSKGYLEPDILVKVNLQGEILEAQEGYRPSTEVKMHLRIYRELPGIHGVVHAHPPFATAFAIKGEALDKMMMPESVIAMGEIPLAPYGTPSTEEVPDSIMPFLGKKSAVLLESHGALSWGKDVMAAYMNMERLEYTAKLTFLTRMIQGERELPADRIEQLVALRSFYGM, from the coding sequence ATGGATGAAATGGAACGGAAATTACGACTGCAGATTTGCGACATTGGGAGAAACCTGTTCAATAAAGATTATATTGCCGCCAATGACGGCAATATTTCAGCAAGGTTGAACGAACACGAAGTATTGGCCACCCCTACAGGTGTAAGCAAAGGATATCTGGAGCCGGATATTCTGGTGAAAGTTAATCTTCAGGGCGAAATTCTGGAGGCACAGGAAGGCTACCGCCCTTCGACAGAGGTGAAAATGCATCTGCGGATCTACCGGGAACTTCCCGGCATCCATGGTGTGGTTCACGCGCATCCGCCATTTGCCACCGCTTTTGCCATCAAGGGAGAAGCACTGGATAAGATGATGATGCCGGAATCGGTCATTGCCATGGGCGAGATTCCTCTGGCCCCGTACGGTACGCCTTCCACTGAGGAGGTTCCTGATTCGATTATGCCCTTCCTCGGCAAGAAATCCGCTGTGCTGCTGGAAAGCCACGGGGCCTTGTCCTGGGGGAAGGATGTAATGGCGGCTTACATGAATATGGAGAGATTGGAGTATACAGCGAAGCTCACTTTTCTGACCCGCATGATCCAAGGGGAGCGTGAACTGCCGGCAGACCGGATCGAGCAACTGGTAGCACTTAGATCATTTTACGGAATGTAA
- a CDS encoding transglutaminase domain-containing protein translates to MKVKQLAMIMLIMCMILTGCMGGGKEAGPAPSPAPTASPAAETKKPSGNPPPDASQTVYNLKQKYDTDNNPGIMPMYNVEQDMVFIFRFNTDLGSEAIGKTLSVHTDIKALPESKVGTLEDSQLVGGKSVYSIKPLGFGVLPSDSLREAGGSSWGNAPVYYIRLNYDLDAKSPTPLKQPIIIPFTVKSDLPTPTLDADISPDGRLTLVWNEVPGAESYNIYSASHITMENTNEALNGAEQGYANQRPLKIATVPGTSYNDFMKDGRGALGIVDETITSLQNNNVQGEYYVTAVQGGKESRFSRSVDTVSLSKLLPRTVASEDNINLKLFKNAAELPKTVPVQFIDGSKASGTVIYDTDSITIQQSGPTDVPYSIQGTALKGYVQVTQLADADIAGLAAAQSKGANQGYVEPENNTEYVPAPDVPTIIDNDNAGESGDNAIDRQKENTRSKVDEGNKQAVPASTIRADLIHADSALEEYLALLLISGKTEISLLAFPEAQNARTLVDVVEKVVYQNPLILGFRSYGYDYQNLTLHVEYDDSAEVIASKQREILSEADKVIAATLKDGMSADEKQMAIYDYLNDNTAYDDAALENAKEQQFKSVDAKFNDSFSTYGILVKKVGVCMSYAHTFQLLADLSQVPSMVVTGTMSGVNHAWNKVKIGAEWVNVDPTNNATNSGLPYLLYNSSDATATDVEYAMDKAYWLDHELSLFQATSNAYDYYVTQGLEVDSLEAYKTKLAEQLKNGETLVVLRVLADTDSSELMQKTAEVIKQYDATKLDKAGMVEFGSYVAVQL, encoded by the coding sequence GTGAAAGTGAAACAATTGGCAATGATTATGCTCATCATGTGTATGATTCTAACAGGCTGCATGGGGGGCGGCAAGGAAGCCGGTCCAGCGCCTTCACCCGCACCGACGGCCAGTCCGGCTGCAGAAACGAAGAAACCTTCAGGGAACCCTCCGCCGGACGCTTCGCAGACGGTGTATAATCTGAAGCAGAAATACGATACTGACAACAATCCGGGCATCATGCCTATGTATAATGTTGAGCAGGATATGGTATTTATCTTCAGATTCAATACGGATCTTGGCTCAGAGGCAATTGGCAAGACGCTGTCCGTACATACCGATATCAAGGCACTGCCGGAGAGCAAGGTAGGGACCCTTGAAGACTCACAGCTTGTAGGTGGCAAAAGCGTATACTCCATCAAGCCGCTCGGCTTCGGCGTACTCCCTTCCGATTCCTTGCGCGAAGCCGGAGGCAGCTCCTGGGGGAACGCCCCCGTGTACTACATCCGGCTCAACTATGACCTGGATGCCAAATCGCCTACTCCGCTGAAGCAGCCGATTATCATTCCGTTTACGGTGAAATCGGATCTGCCCACACCGACTCTGGATGCCGACATCAGCCCTGACGGCAGACTGACTCTCGTATGGAATGAGGTGCCGGGCGCAGAGAGCTACAATATTTACAGCGCTTCGCATATCACGATGGAGAATACCAATGAGGCGCTGAACGGGGCGGAGCAAGGATATGCGAATCAGCGTCCGCTGAAGATTGCGACGGTGCCCGGCACTTCTTATAACGACTTCATGAAGGACGGGCGCGGTGCGCTTGGCATTGTGGATGAGACCATCACCAGCCTTCAGAACAACAATGTGCAAGGTGAATATTATGTCACCGCTGTTCAGGGAGGCAAAGAGTCCAGGTTCAGCCGCTCGGTGGATACCGTGTCGCTGTCCAAGCTGCTGCCGCGCACCGTAGCTTCCGAGGATAATATCAACCTGAAATTGTTCAAGAACGCTGCCGAATTGCCCAAGACTGTACCTGTCCAGTTCATTGACGGCTCCAAAGCCTCGGGGACTGTGATATATGACACGGATTCCATCACGATTCAGCAGTCCGGTCCAACCGATGTGCCATACTCCATTCAAGGTACAGCGCTCAAGGGGTACGTACAGGTTACGCAGTTGGCGGATGCCGATATTGCAGGTCTTGCAGCCGCCCAGAGCAAAGGGGCCAATCAAGGGTATGTGGAGCCGGAGAATAATACGGAGTATGTGCCTGCCCCTGATGTTCCGACCATCATTGACAACGACAATGCGGGCGAATCCGGCGATAATGCCATTGACCGGCAGAAGGAAAATACCCGCAGCAAGGTAGATGAGGGGAACAAGCAGGCCGTGCCTGCCTCAACGATCCGGGCGGACCTGATTCATGCCGATTCTGCGCTGGAAGAGTATCTCGCCTTGTTACTGATCAGCGGAAAGACCGAAATTTCGCTTCTGGCCTTCCCGGAGGCGCAGAATGCGCGAACCCTGGTCGATGTAGTGGAAAAAGTAGTCTATCAGAACCCGCTCATTCTTGGATTCCGCAGCTACGGCTACGATTATCAGAACCTGACGCTGCATGTGGAGTACGATGATTCAGCCGAGGTCATTGCGTCCAAACAGCGTGAGATCCTCTCAGAGGCAGATAAAGTGATCGCCGCCACACTCAAGGACGGTATGAGCGCCGATGAGAAGCAGATGGCGATCTACGATTATCTGAATGACAATACCGCCTATGACGATGCCGCGCTGGAGAATGCCAAGGAGCAGCAGTTCAAGAGTGTGGATGCCAAATTCAATGATTCCTTCAGTACCTACGGCATTCTGGTCAAAAAAGTTGGCGTATGTATGAGCTATGCACACACCTTCCAGTTGCTCGCTGACCTGTCCCAGGTCCCTTCGATGGTGGTCACAGGAACCATGAGCGGCGTGAATCACGCCTGGAACAAAGTGAAAATCGGCGCGGAATGGGTCAATGTCGATCCGACCAATAATGCTACCAATAGCGGACTTCCCTATCTGCTCTACAATTCCAGCGATGCCACTGCCACAGATGTAGAGTATGCGATGGACAAGGCTTATTGGCTGGACCATGAGCTGTCCCTGTTCCAGGCCACCAGCAATGCCTATGATTATTATGTGACGCAAGGGCTTGAGGTGGATTCCCTGGAAGCGTACAAGACCAAATTGGCCGAACAGTTGAAGAATGGGGAGACCCTGGTGGTCCTGCGCGTTCTGGCCGATACAGACAGTTCAGAGCTGATGCAGAAGACCGCCGAGGTCATCAAGCAATATGATGCAACCAAGCTGGACAAAGCGGGTATGGTTGAATTCGGAAGCTACGTGGCGGTTCAGCTGTAA
- a CDS encoding L-fucose isomerase: MAVKYPAIGIRPTIDGRRRGVRESLELQTMGMAQRVADFLQENLRYPDGSPVECVIADSTIGGVSEASAARSKFSGANVGVSITVTPCWCYGSETMDMDAAIPHAVWGFNGTERPGAVYLAAVLSAYAQKGIPAFGIYGEDVQDSGSEEIPADVQAKLLRFAKSALAAAIMKSRSYLSMGSVSMGIAGSIVNDQFFQEYLGMRNEYIDMSEFVRRFEEEIYDPEEFARALKWTKENCQIGPDNNPAHLQVSEEEKEKQWETCVKMALIGRDLMIGNPVLAELGFEEEAQGHNAIAAGFQGQRQWTDHFPNGDFMETILNSSFDWNGKRAPYILATENDSLNGVTMLFNYLLTNTAQIFADVRTYWSPAAVKRVTGYELEGAAANGLLHLINSGSAALDGTGQQSLEGKPAIKPFWDITDEEVAASLKETFFRPASQEYFRGGGFSTDYLTKGGMPVTMARLNLVKGLGPVLQLVEGYTAELPGEVHRQLDERTDPTWPTTWFAPILTGTGSFKSVYDVMNNWGANHGAISYGHIGADLITLASILRIPVSMHNVDESQIFRPRVWSLFGTDSLEDADYRACRNFGPLYH; this comes from the coding sequence ATGGCAGTAAAGTATCCGGCAATCGGCATTCGTCCAACGATCGACGGCAGAAGGCGCGGTGTGCGCGAATCGTTAGAGCTGCAGACTATGGGAATGGCACAACGGGTAGCTGATTTTTTGCAGGAAAATTTGCGTTATCCTGATGGATCGCCCGTGGAATGCGTCATTGCGGATTCTACCATTGGCGGGGTCAGTGAGGCTTCGGCTGCACGTTCGAAGTTCTCCGGAGCAAATGTGGGGGTATCCATTACAGTAACTCCTTGCTGGTGCTACGGCTCCGAAACGATGGATATGGATGCGGCAATTCCCCATGCGGTATGGGGGTTCAATGGCACGGAAAGACCCGGTGCCGTTTATCTAGCCGCAGTTCTGTCGGCATACGCCCAGAAGGGAATTCCGGCCTTCGGGATCTACGGGGAGGATGTGCAGGACTCCGGAAGCGAGGAGATTCCGGCCGATGTTCAGGCCAAGCTGCTCCGGTTTGCCAAATCGGCGTTGGCTGCTGCCATTATGAAGAGCCGCTCCTATTTATCCATGGGTTCCGTTTCCATGGGAATCGCCGGTTCTATCGTGAACGACCAGTTCTTCCAGGAGTATCTGGGCATGCGTAATGAATATATCGACATGTCCGAGTTCGTGCGCCGCTTCGAAGAGGAAATCTATGATCCGGAGGAATTCGCGCGGGCCTTGAAATGGACCAAGGAGAACTGTCAGATAGGGCCTGACAACAACCCTGCCCATCTGCAGGTCAGCGAAGAAGAGAAGGAGAAGCAGTGGGAGACCTGTGTCAAGATGGCCCTGATCGGACGTGACCTCATGATCGGCAATCCTGTGCTTGCGGAGCTTGGCTTTGAAGAAGAAGCGCAGGGACATAACGCTATTGCTGCAGGCTTTCAAGGGCAACGCCAATGGACCGACCATTTCCCGAATGGCGACTTTATGGAGACGATCCTGAATTCCTCCTTTGACTGGAACGGCAAACGGGCTCCTTATATTCTGGCTACCGAAAATGACAGCCTGAACGGCGTGACGATGCTGTTTAATTATCTGCTGACGAATACGGCGCAAATATTCGCTGATGTCCGCACGTACTGGAGTCCGGCAGCCGTGAAGCGTGTGACCGGCTACGAGCTGGAAGGCGCTGCTGCGAATGGCCTGCTTCATTTGATCAACTCCGGTTCGGCCGCGCTAGACGGAACTGGGCAGCAATCCCTCGAAGGTAAGCCGGCGATCAAGCCCTTCTGGGACATTACGGATGAAGAAGTGGCTGCTTCACTTAAGGAGACCTTCTTCCGCCCTGCCTCGCAGGAATATTTCCGCGGCGGCGGTTTCTCTACCGACTACTTGACCAAAGGCGGCATGCCTGTCACGATGGCGCGGCTTAACCTCGTCAAAGGCTTGGGACCCGTTCTGCAGCTGGTGGAAGGGTATACCGCCGAGCTCCCCGGAGAGGTTCACCGCCAGTTGGATGAACGCACCGATCCGACCTGGCCGACTACCTGGTTTGCTCCAATCCTTACCGGAACCGGCTCGTTCAAATCGGTCTATGATGTGATGAATAATTGGGGAGCCAATCATGGAGCCATCAGCTACGGCCATATTGGAGCCGATCTGATAACACTTGCTTCTATACTGCGAATTCCAGTCAGCATGCATAACGTCGACGAATCACAGATTTTTAGACCGCGTGTGTGGTCGCTGTTTGGAACAGACAGCCTGGAGGATGCCGATTACCGGGCATGCCGCAATTTCGGTCCGCTGTATCATTGA
- a CDS encoding rhamnulokinase, whose protein sequence is MSEFKRVLAVDLGASSGRVILGTYDGSRIVTEELHRFANTPLHIGGDLHWNVLELFQEIKQGIRLACSKYGELLSLSVDTWGVDYGVLDQDGMLLYPPHHYRDQRMQEYRLKLEELLPPEEQFRLTGNQPDPINTVYQLFADVQRNPELQANAGRILMMPDLFHYLLSGTAAAERTILSTSGLMKAGTAELSSEVFSRLGISPALIAERVDAGTVIGSLLPGLRKEFGGSALQIIAGASHDTASAVASIPYRDKEHAAFISCGTWSLVGLETEQPVLTERCYRYGFTNESCYGRGNRLLKNITGLWLLQETQRAWAEAGVALSFGEMVELAESEQAVQGLINPGDPLFSTPGDIPGRIAEYCRSTGQPVPDTKGAVVRLILVSLAEAYRKAIAELEELTGKTIHTVHMVGGGIQNRLLCQLTADATGKEVIAGPVEASAIGNVIVQLTALGLLDYSRAGEVAAASGGLAVYRPVQE, encoded by the coding sequence ATGAGCGAGTTCAAAAGAGTGCTGGCCGTGGATCTTGGAGCCAGCTCCGGCAGAGTGATTCTGGGAACTTATGACGGCAGCCGCATTGTCACCGAGGAGCTTCACCGGTTTGCCAATACTCCGCTGCACATCGGCGGGGATTTACACTGGAACGTGCTGGAGCTTTTTCAGGAAATTAAGCAGGGTATCAGGCTGGCCTGCAGCAAATACGGGGAGCTGCTTAGTCTTAGTGTGGACACCTGGGGTGTGGATTACGGCGTGCTGGATCAGGACGGAATGCTGCTGTATCCGCCTCACCATTACAGAGATCAGCGGATGCAGGAATACCGCCTCAAGCTGGAAGAGCTGCTGCCGCCGGAGGAACAATTCCGCCTGACCGGCAACCAGCCGGACCCCATCAACACAGTGTATCAGCTGTTTGCTGATGTTCAGCGGAATCCTGAACTGCAGGCAAATGCTGGCCGTATCTTAATGATGCCGGATTTATTTCATTATTTATTATCAGGAACAGCCGCCGCCGAGAGGACGATCCTCAGCACCAGCGGCCTCATGAAGGCCGGCACGGCAGAACTCTCATCCGAGGTGTTCAGCAGACTGGGAATTTCTCCGGCGCTGATTGCCGAGAGGGTGGATGCCGGGACAGTTATCGGCTCCCTGCTACCCGGCCTCCGCAAGGAATTCGGAGGCAGTGCCCTGCAGATCATTGCCGGCGCTTCACATGATACAGCTTCAGCGGTTGCTTCCATTCCCTATCGTGACAAGGAGCATGCAGCATTTATCAGCTGCGGCACCTGGTCGCTGGTCGGATTGGAAACGGAGCAGCCCGTGCTTACAGAGCGCTGCTACCGTTATGGCTTCACCAATGAGAGCTGCTACGGCAGGGGCAACCGGCTGCTGAAGAATATTACGGGTCTTTGGCTGCTGCAGGAAACCCAGAGAGCCTGGGCGGAAGCCGGTGTGGCCCTTAGCTTCGGGGAAATGGTCGAGCTGGCCGAGAGCGAGCAGGCTGTGCAAGGTCTGATCAATCCGGGTGATCCGCTGTTCAGCACCCCGGGAGATATCCCCGGACGTATTGCGGAATATTGCCGCAGCACCGGACAGCCGGTGCCGGATACCAAAGGTGCAGTCGTCCGGCTCATTCTAGTGAGCCTCGCCGAGGCGTACCGCAAGGCGATCGCGGAGCTGGAGGAGCTCACCGGCAAAACGATCCATACCGTGCATATGGTTGGCGGCGGTATTCAGAACCGGCTGCTGTGCCAGCTGACGGCGGATGCGACCGGGAAAGAAGTGATCGCCGGTCCGGTCGAAGCAAGCGCGATCGGGAACGTTATCGTGCAGCTTACTGCACTTGGCTTGCTGGATTACAGCCGGGCGGGGGAAGTGGCCGCCGCTTCCGGAGGTCTTGCCGTGTACCGGCCTGTTCAAGAATGA